The Falco rusticolus isolate bFalRus1 unplaced genomic scaffold, bFalRus1.pri scaffold_221_arrow_ctg1, whole genome shotgun sequence nucleotide sequence ACGGAGCTGAGCTATGTGACCAGTTAACCGCAGAAACAGCAAGTAGGAGGCTGTACGAAGACGTAACCGTTAGGGCTTAGCCTATCAACAtatgactagtaggcataattaactggaattGTATAAATGCCATAAttgcgccgtaataaatcggagcttgctttatcactcatactgagtcggctgcttgcttcccctcgctcgtcgcACTAAAGGCTGTGATAGCTtatagaagagagaaaacttgTGTATTTTCAGGGAAGGCATCTGCATGGTAGGGCACAGTGGGTGGTGCCCCTATCTACCCTGTGTTAGTGTTCTCCTCAGCATTCCTCCACTGCCCCAAGCCCCCTCTGTCCCTATGTCTCCAtcctgcagctttccctgccagcagctctttctctggCCCCATGGTTCTTCCCTGCCAGCGCTCAgagagcccagctcagcccctgtgtgcccagctctgccctgcagctgctccctgtcTGCGTGCCTGAAAGAACAACAGGTCACCCAAACcctgatggaaaaggaaaggatatTTTGATGTGGAAGCTAGTGGGGAGTGAAGGCACTTGCTGAAATTCCTGGTAAACCTGTGTAATGCTTTAATAGTCTGTGCCCCTGGTCTGACCTCCACAGCTGAGTTTCCATTCCTAACAAGCCAAGACACAGAGAAGTGGACACACAGATTCAGGAAAGCACAGAGTGAAGCAGGGAACCCCTGCAATGAACATGCTCATGACACGTCCCCTTGGAAATGACCTGGGCCTGAGCTGGGGTTGTGAGTACCTCTGACCCATGCAGCACCCGATCACCAGCACAAGGACCTTGCCCTCAGTAGGGTTGCTCCTTccacccacagcttctccccacagccccacggGAGCTCCTgggcaggctgagagctgcccctggcaggcggcagagcccctgccccagcacacagccccctgggctgcagggaccctgaGGTGTGAAGAGCAGGTGGAGAAAGCTTTGTGTCTGCCCAGAACTGAAGGCATTTTCAGAATTGCCCTGATAATTGCaatgtaagaaataaatatgaaggaGGCAGGAAGGACTGCAAATACCATGATGATGGTGTACAGCATCACATGGTTCCAGAAAGTGTCTGCACAAGCCAGTTCTAGCAGGGGGGACATCACAGAAAAAGTGGTTAAGGTCATGGGATGCACAGAAGGGTAAAGTGAACACCTGGTAGGTCTGTCCTACTTGCAGTGGTACGACAGCCACCCATGACCCCACCACCAGTCTGATGCAGAGCACCCTGCTCATGGTCAGGGTATAGTGCAGGGAGTCACATATGGCTACGTAGCGGTCGTAGGCCATGGCAGCCAGGAGTAGGCATTCGATGCTgcccagcaaaaccaggaaatacagctgggcagcacagccaaGGAAGGAGATCCTGCCATCTTCCCTCAGGAAACCCACCAGCATTTTTGGCAGAGTGACCGATGT carries:
- the LOC119142079 gene encoding LOW QUALITY PROTEIN: olfactory receptor 10AG1-like (The sequence of the model RefSeq protein was modified relative to this genomic sequence to represent the inferred CDS: inserted 2 bases in 1 codon) translates to MPRRKGLENHTVGSGFILVGFSDLPGLQGLCFTVLLVIYLVVLIGNSLTALITVVDSSLHSPMYFFLRNSSFLETCYTSVTLPKMLVGFLREDGRISFLGCAAQLYFLVLLGSIECLLLAAMAYDRYVAICDSLHYTLTMSRVLCIRLVVGSWVAVVPLQVGQTYQVFTLPFCASHDLNHFFCDVPPXLELACADTFWNHVMLYTIIMVFAVLPASFIFISYIAIIRAILKMPSVLGRHKAFSTCSSHLRVGIVDCRSGCRPGTVIDVQVAGAAIGVGAPRFLALRFPFPEY